One window of the Nothobranchius furzeri strain GRZ-AD chromosome 3, NfurGRZ-RIMD1, whole genome shotgun sequence genome contains the following:
- the chchd4b gene encoding mitochondrial intermembrane space import and assembly protein 40-A: MSSVREEGKDKIIFVTKEDHEAPSSAELVEEDPNDPYEEQGLILPSGEINWNCPCLGGMASGPCGTEFKDAFSCFHYSKEEVKGSECLEQFRTMQECLQLYPELYPQEDDSSSSQPSQDAAPAEPSGASEQNSDTTAPNTQSSEES, translated from the exons ATGAGCTCAGTCAGAGAAGAAG GTAAAGACAAAATTATATTTGTCACCAAAGAAGATCATGAAGCACCCAGCAGCGCGGAGCTGGTAGAAGAAGATCCTAACGATCCATATGAAGAGCAAG GTTTAATTCTCCCCAGCGGGGAGATAAACTGGAACTGTCCCTGTCTGGGAGGGATGGCCAGTGGTCCCTGTGGGACTGAGTTTAAGGATGCCTTCTCCTGCTTCCACTACAGCAAGGAGGAAGTGAAGGGTTCTGAATGCCTGGAGCAGTTCAGGACGATGCAGGAGTGTCTGCAGCTCTACCCCGAGCTCTACCCTCAAGAAGACGACTCGTCGTCTAGCCAGCCCTCGCAGGATGCTGCTCCAGCAGAACCATCAGGTGCTTCTGAGCAGAACTCTGATACCACAGCGCCTAACACGCAGAGCTCCGAGGAGAGCTAA
- the uroc1 gene encoding urocanate hydratase, protein MSDLKQLCSGLPLDPLPPNRGRDPNVPHAPVRTPNLSAEEERLALRNALRYFPPSHHATLAPEFAQELRQYGHIYMYRFCPGFRMRAYPISQYPCQTRQAAAIMLMIMNNLDPAVAQFPQELVTYGGNGQVFSNWVQFWLVMSYLSEMTEEQTLVMYSGHPMGLFPSLPSSPRVVITNGMVIPNYSSRDQYEKMFALGVSMYGQMTAGSYCYIGPQGIVHGTLLTVLNAGRRYLGTDDLKGRVFVTSGLGGMSGAQAKAAVIAGCIGVIAEVDEVPLKKRYEQGWVMEITSSLEQCIKRIREAKTSKAPLSLGFHGNIVDLWERLLQEFEKTGDLLVDLGSDQTSLHNPFNGGYYPASLSFRQAHQLMSTDPERFRSLVQESLRRHTEAINKLSDAGMFFWDYGNAFLLEAQRAGAEVTKVDGGATEFRYPSYVQHIMGDIFSLGFGPFRWVCTSGDSQDLSVTDDIVAKVLEEIAANVSDRIKQQYSDNIRWIREAGKHKMVVGSQARILYSDQKGRVCIALAINQAVADGRVSAPVVISRDHHDVSGTDSPFRETSNVYDGSAFCADMAVQNVVGDAFRGATWVALHNGGGVGWGEVINGGFGLLLDGSGEAAKRARQMLNWDVSNGVARRCWSGNINAYETIQSTMEENRQLRVTMPFQVQDERVLDRALQD, encoded by the exons ATGTCAGATTTAAAGCAGCTGTGTAGCGGTTTACCTCTGGATCCTTTACCTCCCAACCGGGGAAGAGATCCCAACGTGCCACACGCTCCTGTTCGAACTCCAAACCTCTCAGCTGAAGAGGAACGG CTGGCATTGAGAAATGCTTTGCGGTATTTCCCTCCCTCCCATCATGCAACGCTTGCACCCGAATTTGCTCAAGAGCTGCGGCAGTATGGCCACATATACATGTACCGATTCTGTCCAGGGTTTCGGATGAG AGCCTACCCCATCAGCCAGTATCCCTGCCAAACACGCCAGGCAGCAGCTATAATGCTGATGATCATGAACAACCTGGACCCTGCAGTTGCTCAG TTTCCTCAAGAGCTTGTGACCTACGGAGGGAACGGACAGGTGTTTAGTAACTGGGTCCAG TTCTGGCTCGTCATGAGCTACCTGAGCGAAATGACAGAAGAGCAGACTCTGGTGATGTACAGCGGACATCCCATGGGGCTTTTCCCCAGCTTGCCTTCGTCTCCTCGCGTCGTCATCACCAACGGCATG GTTATTCCAAATTACTCCTCCAGGGATCAGTATGAGAAGATGTTTGCACTTGGTGTGTCAAT GTACGGTCAAATGACCGCAGGAAGTTACTGCTACATTGGGCCACAAGGGATTGTTCATGGCACTCTG CTGACAGTGCTGAATGCAGGTCGAAGGTACCTTGGCACCGATGACTTGAAGGGACGGGTCTTTGTGACCTCAGGCCTTGGTGGGATGAGCGGAGCTCAGGCCAAAGCTGCAGTCATCGCTGGTTGTATTGGTGTGATTGCTGAG GTGGACGAGGTGCCTTTGAAGAAGAGATACGAGCAGGGCTGGGTCATGGAGATCACCAGCAGCTTGGAGCAATGCATCAAACGCATCAG GGAGGCCAAGACTTCTAAGGCTCCTCTTAGCTTGGGTTTCCATGGCAACATTGTGGACTTGTG GGAGAGACTCCTACAGGAGTTTGAGAAAACAGGAGACCTCCTGGTAGATCTGGGCTCAGACCAGACGTCACTACACAACCCCTTTAATGGAGGGTACTACCCGGCCTCACTCAGCTTCCGCCAGGCCCACCAGCTCATGTCCACCGATCCCGAACGCTTCCGAAGCCTCGTCCAGGAGAG CCTCCGAAGGCACACGGAGGCCATCAATAAGTTGTCTGATGCAGGAATGTTTTTCTGGGATTATGGCAACGCATTCCTCCTAGAGGCCCAAAGAGCTG GCGCAGAGGTCACCAAGGTGGACGGAGGGGCAACAGAGTTCCGCTACCCCTCCTATGTTCAGCACATCATGGG GGACATTTTCTCTTTAGGTTTTGGGCCTTTTCGCTGGGTGTGCACCTCTGGTGATTCCCAAGATCTGTCCGTCACCGACGACATCGTTGCCAAAGTTCTGGAGGAAATTGCTGCCAATGTGTCGGACCGAATTAAACAGCAGTACAGCGACAACATCCGCTGGATCAGAGAGGCTGGGAAGCACAAAATG GTCGTGGGATCCCAAGCCAGAATCCTCTACTCTGACCAGAAAGGAAGAGTCTGCATCGCTTTGGCCATCAACCAGGCCGTTGCTGATGGAAGAGTTTCA GCACCCGTGGTTATCAGTAGAGACCACCATGATGTCAGTGGCACAGACAGCCCTTTCAGAGAGACCTCTAATGTGTACGACGGCTCTGCTTTCTGTGCAG ATATGGCTGTCCAGAATGTTGTGGGAGATGCTTTCAGAGGTGCTACATGGGTCGCTCTGCACAACGGTGGAGGTGTTGGCTG GGGTGAGGTAATAAACGGAGGATTTGGTTTACTGCTGGACGGCTCAGGTGAGGCGGCAAAACGCGCTCGTCAGATGCTCAACTGGGACGTCTCCAATGGG GTGGCTCGTCGCTGCTGGTCCGGGAACATAAATGCCTACGAGACCATCCAAAGCACCATGGAGGAGAATCGGCAGCTGCGCGTCACCATGCCCTTTCAGGTGCAGGACGAACGTGTGCTGGACCGAGCGCTGCAGGACTAA